In Syntrophales bacterium, the sequence GGTTAATTCGTGGAGAGAAGTCCGATAAGATACGATACTTAACTTCAAGAGAAGCCATGAAAATTATATATGGTCCCTGGAGTAATGCGGACTACTACGGCACTGTATGGGGAAGGAAGGTAGTAATGCTGGGCGATACAACGCTTTATTATGACGCGGCACTGAAAGACAAATACACATCAGATGAACTGACACTCACATCCTGGAAAGATGATAGAAACTGAGTTTATACAGTTTCAATCTTTTCTTTATAGGTGCCAAAATTTCTTGACTTAATGGTCGTAAACTTATAGCGTGGCGTTCAATGTTATCGAAAGGTGGAGGTTGGCATTATGGGAACGGAGAAGAGATACTGTTCAATATGCGCATGGAGGGGAAACTGCCAGAAGAGATTTAGTGTTACATCGGATTCTTTCGGTAATGTTCACTGTCCCGATTTTACCAGGGATCTTGCCATAAAGGATAAAGATATTGATGAGGTAGAAAAGAAGGAAAAATAAAGTAACCGTTTATGGTTTTCCCTTTCTGTGAATGGGAAAATTTTCGCCATTGGTTTGATAAAATCGTAAATCGGAACCTGCACATAAATCCGGCCTCCCTGAGGTCGGGTGCTTATATTTAGTTTCAGAGAAACGGGTTGGCCTTTTGGCCAACTTTTTTAGTATAAGAAAGGCAAGCTATCAGCAAAGGCCCAAAAATAGACATTGACCCTTCCAGCACAGTAGGATAGACGTCCCGCCTGTCCATAATGGTGAATCGCTTAGACAGCCGAGACGGCTGTCCTACGGGATGGGGAGGACAGTCTTTATTTTCAATGTCTATTTTGGGGTAAGGGAAAGGCTTTTAGATGAAGAAGAAGTTAATTGAATTACTGGAAAATTCTATTAGAACCTGTTCCGATAAACAGATGTTTGAAACAGGAGACCTTCCCTTTATAGAAGTGGAAACTCCAAGGGAGGAATCCCACGGCGACTATTCGTGTACTGCATCCATGGTGCTTGCCTCGAGCCAGGGGGGGAACCCGCGTAAAATAGCAGAACAGATCGTTGAAAATATCGACGATAGCGATAACCTGCTGGCTAAGATAGAAATTGCCGGCCCCGGCTTTATCAATTTTTTTATTGAAAAAGATGCGTGGGTGCCCCTCTTGAAAGACGTGGATGAACAGGGTGATCGTTATGGAGAATCCGATTTTGGAAAAGGCAAGAAGGTGCAGATAGAATTTGTCAGTGCCAACCCCACCGGGCCTCTTCATATAGGACATGCAAGGGGTGCCGTTATTGGTGATGTCGTTACCAATATCCTGAAATCTTCGGGATTCTCCGTTGTCAGAGAGTATTATATTAATGATGCAGGCAGCCAGATGGATATTCTGGGAAAATCTGTTTTTCTCCGTTATCTGGAGCTGCTGGGAAAAGAGATTGAGTTTCCCCCTGAGTGTTACCAGGGAGACTATATTAAAGAGCTGGCCGTAGAGATATCTGAAGAATATGGTGACAAGTATCTTGAAAAAGAAGAGGAAGAAGCCAGACCTGTTTTTACAGATTATGCCGTCGATTCTATTTTGAGTGGAATAAAGGAGGACTTGAATGCCTTTGGTGTAGTTTTTGATAGTTATTTCAGTGAGAAAGAACTTTATAAAGATGATGGAGTCACAAAGCTGCTCGCAGAACTTCAGGAAAAGGAGTTTATCTATGAGGAGGGAGGGGCTCTCTGGTTCAAAACAACCGATTTTGGTGATGAAAAGGACAGGGTAGTGGTCAGGGAAAACGGTGAGCCGACCTATTTTGCTGCAGATATTGCCTATCACCGCGACAAGTATTTAAGGGGCTTCGATATGATTATAGATGTCTGGGGTGCTGATCACCATGGTTATATTCCCAGAATGTATGCCGGCATCCAGTCTCTTGGTAATGAAAAAGAAGCCCTTAAGATTATCCTGGTGCAACTGGTAAATCTTTTAAGGAGTGGAAAACCAGTAGCTATGTCTACACGAGGTGGAGAATTCGTGACCTTGAGAGAAGTTGTCGATGAGGTGGGAAGAGATGCGGCAAGATATAACTTTCTCATGAGACGATCAGACAGCCATCTTGATTTTGATCTGGAGCTTGCCAAAAAACAGTCGAATGAAAATCCTGTTTATTATGTTCAATATGCACATGCCAGGATATCCAGTATCATGAGGTTAGCACATGAACAAGGTTGTAAAATTCCCGGCTTCGGTGATGTGGATTGGAGGTTTTTAACCCTTCCGGAGGAAACTACGCTTATTAAAGAAATTGTCAGATTCCCGGAAGTAGTTGAAGGAAGCGCAAAGGGGCTTGAGCCCCATCGTCTTACATTTTATCTGAACGACCTTGCTTCTGTTTTCCATAGTTATTATAACAAAAACAGAGTGATTTCCGATGACGTGGGTTTAAGCACGGCACGACTTTTTCTTGTTAAATCTGTTCGGATAGTTTTGAGAAACGCTTTAATGCTCTTGGGTGTCTCGGCCCCGGAAAAAATGTGAGTTAAATAGGGACAGCGCCCTTTTTCCTGTAAAGGAAAGAGTTAGCAGAAAAAGAAAAAGGGCGCTGTCCCTATTTAATATTTAATTAATCGAACCAGAGGAAAGTTAATGTCTTCCCGAAATGTAAAAGATTTTGAATTTAGACTGGGCAAGCTTGGATTGATTTTATTTGTCTTCGGGACTTCTCTTTCTCTCTTATTTGCTTTTATTTTTGGAGTTATAGTTGGGAAAAACATTGAAAGCTACCCGGAGAAGATTGTAAAAGGTATTCCCCGTATAACAAAGCAAAAGATTGTCAGGAAACCGGTAGCCGCTGAGGAGACAGTAAAGGAAGAGAAAAAAGATTTTAAACTTACCTTCTATGACACCCTGGCCAGTAAAAGTGATGAATTGGGGAAGGGTGGAGGGGAAAAAGCTCTTGTTGAAAATAAACACATAATACAGGTAGCCTCTTTTAAAGATAGAAAGAAGGCGGAGACGCTCAATAAAAAATTATCTGATATGGGTTACGACTCCGCGGTTGATGAAATTAAGTTGAAATTAAAAGGGACGTGGTTTCGTGTTCGGTTGATGGGTTTTGTGACCCGTAAAGATGCGGAAAAGGTTGCAGTAATCTTAGAGAAGAAGATTAAAGGCTTGAAGTGCATGATTGTTAAAAAATAGTTCAAAGTTTAGAGTTCAAAGTTCCGAGTTTCAAGTTTGGGGGAATGGAATTAACTTTAAACTTTGAACTTTGAACTTTGACAGTCTCGTAAAAAGTCTTTTTTTGTCACCCTGAATTTATTTCAGGGTCTCTAACTTGCTGAAATAATAGATGCTGAAACAAGTTCAGCATGACAAATGACACATTTTGAGACTTTTTACGAGTGCATCAACTTTGAACTCGAAACTTTAAACAGGTATTCATCATGTTTGAAAGTCTGACTGAAAAACTGGAAGGGATCTTTAAAAAGCTGAAAGGAAGAGGCAGGCTTGATGAAGAGAATATCAAGAATGCGTTAAAGGAAATCCGGATGGTGCTCCTTGAAGCTGATGTGAATTTCAAAGTGGTTAAGAATTTCATTGAGGATCTCAGGGTAAGAGCGGTGGGGCAGGAGGTTCTTGGCAGCATTACTCCCGGTCAGCAGGTTGTAAAAATCGTCAATGACAGGCTTGTTGAGCTGATGGGGGGGGAGAGTAGCCAGTTAAAAATTGCCAATAGATTTCCTGCACCCATTATGCTGGTTGGTCTTCAGGGGTGTGGTAAAACTACAACGACGGCCAAGCTTGCCCGTGTCTTGTTAAATAAGGGAAAGCGTGTTTGTCTCGTTCCGGCGGATGTTTACCGGCCCGCAGCCGTCCACCAGTTGAAGATCCTTGGAGAAAATATTGGAGTTGATGTCTACGATTCGAAAGGAGTAGAAGACCCTGTCAGGATTTGTGTTGAGGCTGTTAAAGAAGCAGGTGAAAACAATTATGATGCGGTAATTATCGATACAGCAGGAAGGTTGCATATTGACAGTGAGATGATGGATGAGTTGGAAAAAATAAAGAATGTGATAAATCCATCGGAAATACTGTTTGTTGCCGATGCCATGACCGGCCAGGATGCCGTATCTGCAGCAGGGAAGTTTGACGAACTGCTGGGGATTGACGGAGTAATCCTGACAAAGATGGATGGCGATGCCCGAGGCGGGGCGGCATTGTCCATCAGGGCGGTGACGGGAAAACCTGTAAAGTTTATCGGTGTGGGTGAGAAACTTGATGCCCTTGAAGTATTTCATCCGGAACGTATGGCATCGAGAATCCTCGGTATGGGGGATGTCTTGACTCTGGTTGAGAAGGCGCAGACTGCATTTGATGAAAAGGCAGCCAGGGATCTGGAAAAGAAAATCAGGAAAGATTCCTTCACCCTCGAGGACTTCAAAAGCCAGCTTGTACAGATAAGAAAGATGGGTTCCATGCAGGATATTCTGGGCATGATTCCCGGATTTGGCAAGATGAAGTCATTGAAAAATGTGAACGTAGATGAAGGTGAATTGGTCAGGGTGACGGCTATCATCGACTCAATGACGAAAAAGGAGCGCCTCGATTACCGGATCATAAACGGACAGAGAAGAAAGAGAATTGCCGGAGGAAGTGGCACAGCAGTTCAGGATGTCAACCGGTTGTTGAAGAATTACGTTGAAATGAGGAAAATGATGAAGAAAATAACAAAGGGTGGCATGAAATCTTT encodes:
- the argS gene encoding arginine--tRNA ligase: MKKKLIELLENSIRTCSDKQMFETGDLPFIEVETPREESHGDYSCTASMVLASSQGGNPRKIAEQIVENIDDSDNLLAKIEIAGPGFINFFIEKDAWVPLLKDVDEQGDRYGESDFGKGKKVQIEFVSANPTGPLHIGHARGAVIGDVVTNILKSSGFSVVREYYINDAGSQMDILGKSVFLRYLELLGKEIEFPPECYQGDYIKELAVEISEEYGDKYLEKEEEEARPVFTDYAVDSILSGIKEDLNAFGVVFDSYFSEKELYKDDGVTKLLAELQEKEFIYEEGGALWFKTTDFGDEKDRVVVRENGEPTYFAADIAYHRDKYLRGFDMIIDVWGADHHGYIPRMYAGIQSLGNEKEALKIILVQLVNLLRSGKPVAMSTRGGEFVTLREVVDEVGRDAARYNFLMRRSDSHLDFDLELAKKQSNENPVYYVQYAHARISSIMRLAHEQGCKIPGFGDVDWRFLTLPEETTLIKEIVRFPEVVEGSAKGLEPHRLTFYLNDLASVFHSYYNKNRVISDDVGLSTARLFLVKSVRIVLRNALMLLGVSAPEKM
- a CDS encoding SPOR domain-containing protein, producing the protein MSSRNVKDFEFRLGKLGLILFVFGTSLSLLFAFIFGVIVGKNIESYPEKIVKGIPRITKQKIVRKPVAAEETVKEEKKDFKLTFYDTLASKSDELGKGGGEKALVENKHIIQVASFKDRKKAETLNKKLSDMGYDSAVDEIKLKLKGTWFRVRLMGFVTRKDAEKVAVILEKKIKGLKCMIVKK
- the ffh gene encoding signal recognition particle protein, with protein sequence MFESLTEKLEGIFKKLKGRGRLDEENIKNALKEIRMVLLEADVNFKVVKNFIEDLRVRAVGQEVLGSITPGQQVVKIVNDRLVELMGGESSQLKIANRFPAPIMLVGLQGCGKTTTTAKLARVLLNKGKRVCLVPADVYRPAAVHQLKILGENIGVDVYDSKGVEDPVRICVEAVKEAGENNYDAVIIDTAGRLHIDSEMMDELEKIKNVINPSEILFVADAMTGQDAVSAAGKFDELLGIDGVILTKMDGDARGGAALSIRAVTGKPVKFIGVGEKLDALEVFHPERMASRILGMGDVLTLVEKAQTAFDEKAARDLEKKIRKDSFTLEDFKSQLVQIRKMGSMQDILGMIPGFGKMKSLKNVNVDEGELVRVTAIIDSMTKKERLDYRIINGQRRKRIAGGSGTAVQDVNRLLKNYVEMRKMMKKITKGGMKSLRGGKFPF